Genomic segment of Acidobacteriota bacterium:
GCGCCGTGGAGAAGATCGAGCACGACCTCGGGCGAACCGAAAAGGGAGAAAACCTTCCGCGGACCATCGACCTGGACATCCTGCTGTTCGGTGAGCAGTTGATCGACTCGGAATCATTGTGTATACCTTACCTGCAACTGCTCAGCCGCGCGTTTGCCATGGTTCCGCTGCTGGAGATCGACCCCCACCTGCGGCATCCGGCCAGCAAGCGGCCGATCGCCGAATTCCTCACCGACGAGGATCGCCGCAAAGTCATGCTGTACAAGGACCATGTCGCCCGAAACGTT
This window contains:
- the folK gene encoding 2-amino-4-hydroxy-6-hydroxymethyldihydropteridine diphosphokinase, producing MAETVYILLGSNVGDREKCLRTALKRLESLEGMEVVAVSAVYVSPAEDMEEGTPAFLNQVIKGEYSYSPYELLRAVEKIEHDLGRTEKGENLPRTIDLDILLFGEQLIDSESLCIPYLQLLSRAFAMVPLLEIDPHLRHPASKRPIAEFLTDEDRRKVMLYKDHVARNV